The following coding sequences are from one Leptolyngbya sp. NIES-3755 window:
- a CDS encoding hypothetical protein (conserved exported hypothetical protein;~similar to AA sequence:cyanobase_aa:LBDG_28230) has protein sequence MQVKRLITGLVVSASIAGVGVGCTQQRDFQADAQTSPSAAQTQTQAPERAPDVPYVPTPEAVVNRMLQIAKVNSNDVVYDLGSGDGRIPIAAVRQFNAKRAVGVDINPVRVQEANQNAQQANVTDRVQFRQQDLFQTDLREATVVTLYLLPDVNLRLRPKLLSELRPGTRIVSHAFDMGDWKPERVENVDGRTIYYWTVPENVPANLKQ, from the coding sequence ATGCAAGTCAAGCGTTTAATCACAGGTTTAGTTGTCAGTGCGAGTATTGCTGGAGTTGGAGTCGGTTGCACTCAACAGCGAGACTTTCAAGCAGATGCTCAAACCAGTCCATCAGCAGCTCAAACTCAGACTCAAGCCCCTGAACGTGCTCCAGATGTTCCTTATGTTCCAACTCCTGAAGCCGTGGTCAATCGAATGCTGCAAATTGCCAAGGTGAACAGCAATGATGTCGTTTACGATTTGGGCAGTGGAGATGGTCGAATTCCGATCGCAGCCGTTCGGCAATTTAATGCAAAAAGAGCCGTCGGAGTGGATATCAATCCGGTACGAGTGCAAGAAGCAAATCAGAATGCACAGCAAGCAAACGTTACCGATCGCGTTCAATTTCGCCAGCAGGACTTGTTCCAGACTGATTTGAGAGAAGCAACGGTTGTAACGCTCTATCTTTTGCCTGATGTTAATCTTCGCCTGCGTCCTAAGCTATTGAGTGAACTGAGACCTGGAACTCGAATCGTGTCTCATGCGTTCGATATGGGCGACTGGAAGCCTGAACGGGTTGAGAACGTTGATGGACGAACAATTTATTACTGGACAGTTCCAGAAAACGTTCCTGCGAATTTAAAACAGTAG
- a CDS encoding hypothetical protein (similar to AA sequence:cyanobase_aa:glr3048) produces the protein MKSTIPAPSRPRLSIQEILSEAAQISEFAAYNASRIDHPGAFPIEEFKQLAAAGLLAAPLDRALGGLGFGIDASSIHELLTLLKLIGRGNLAVGRIYEGHVNALQLIQTFGTAEQIQQYAEDARDRHKVFGVWNAEDVDRLHIIPLDNGNYRLEGCKTFATGSGYVDRPFANGTLPDGRWQMCIVPMDEVATIADPSWWQPSGMRSTASYKVDFTGVELPKSALIGEPNDYYRQPWLTAGVVRFAAVQLGGAEALFDEARRFLHSLGRTQDPYQEERFGKMAIALESGNLWLKGAADLIIKYAPEFAGSLNDAHPESTKLVAYTNMVRTAIEQICLDVMQLVQRSVGTRGLLPPVEIDRINRDLTLYLRQPAFDAAIANIGQYTLSHSDSVDQLWQI, from the coding sequence ATGAAAAGTACTATTCCAGCACCATCTCGCCCTAGATTATCAATCCAAGAGATCTTATCCGAGGCTGCTCAAATTTCAGAGTTTGCGGCTTACAATGCTTCTAGGATTGATCATCCTGGAGCATTTCCGATCGAGGAATTTAAACAACTTGCAGCAGCAGGACTTCTTGCAGCACCGCTCGATCGCGCTTTGGGCGGATTGGGATTCGGCATTGATGCGAGTAGCATTCACGAGCTATTAACGCTTCTGAAATTAATTGGACGCGGCAATTTAGCAGTTGGACGCATCTATGAAGGTCATGTCAATGCACTGCAACTGATTCAAACGTTTGGAACCGCTGAGCAAATTCAACAGTATGCGGAAGATGCCCGCGATCGACATAAAGTTTTCGGGGTCTGGAATGCGGAAGATGTCGATCGACTTCACATCATTCCGCTGGACAATGGCAACTATCGGCTAGAAGGCTGTAAAACGTTTGCAACAGGTTCAGGTTATGTCGATCGACCTTTTGCGAATGGAACGTTACCGGATGGTCGCTGGCAGATGTGCATTGTTCCAATGGATGAAGTTGCTACGATCGCTGATCCGTCTTGGTGGCAACCATCAGGAATGCGATCGACCGCAAGTTATAAAGTAGATTTTACTGGCGTTGAACTCCCGAAGTCTGCATTGATCGGTGAACCAAACGATTACTACCGACAGCCTTGGTTAACCGCAGGAGTGGTTCGATTTGCAGCAGTGCAACTAGGAGGTGCAGAAGCGTTATTTGATGAAGCGCGACGATTCTTGCATAGTCTAGGGCGGACTCAAGATCCCTATCAGGAAGAACGTTTTGGCAAAATGGCGATCGCACTTGAAAGTGGAAATCTCTGGTTAAAAGGTGCAGCCGATTTGATCATAAAATATGCACCTGAATTCGCTGGATCTCTGAACGACGCACATCCTGAATCGACGAAGCTAGTTGCTTATACCAACATGGTAAGAACTGCGATCGAGCAAATCTGTCTTGATGTGATGCAACTCGTTCAACGCTCTGTCGGAACACGTGGACTCTTACCACCTGTAGAGATTGATCGAATTAATCGGGATCTAACTTTATATCTGCGACAACCTGCTTTTGATGCTGCGATCGCAAATATTGGACAGTACACATTGTCTCATTCTGATTCGGTTGATCAACTATGGCAAATCTAG
- a CDS encoding pyridoxamine 5'-phosphate oxidase-related, FMN-binding (similar to AA sequence:cyanobase_aa:Npun_R6570) codes for MTIATDSDQSLQKLREMIKDIDYCMLTTIDDDGSLRSRPMATNREVEANGNLWFFTYASSHKVTEVDHHHQVNVSFSAPDKQRYISLSGTAELVRDRAKMQELWKPELKAWFPQELNEPDIALLKVNAVKAEYWDAPAGWIAKTIGFVKAATTGETEDSTEHAKLNLQ; via the coding sequence ATGACGATCGCAACCGATTCTGATCAATCCCTGCAAAAGCTGCGAGAGATGATCAAAGACATTGATTATTGTATGCTGACCACGATCGACGATGATGGGAGTCTTCGCAGCCGTCCGATGGCGACTAATCGCGAAGTCGAAGCGAATGGCAACTTGTGGTTTTTCACCTACGCCAGTTCGCACAAAGTGACCGAAGTAGATCACCATCACCAAGTCAATGTCAGCTTTTCAGCACCGGACAAGCAACGCTATATTTCCTTATCTGGCACGGCTGAACTGGTTCGCGATCGCGCCAAAATGCAAGAACTTTGGAAGCCAGAACTCAAAGCTTGGTTCCCACAAGAACTGAATGAACCAGATATTGCACTGCTAAAAGTGAACGCAGTCAAAGCAGAATATTGGGATGCACCCGCAGGTTGGATTGCTAAAACGATCGGCTTTGTGAAAGCAGCAACCACAGGTGAAACTGAAGATTCGACTGAACACGCAAAACTCAACTTGCAATAG
- a CDS encoding beta-Ig-H3/fasciclin (similar to AA sequence:cyanobase_aa:LBDG_28220) has product MKRTITGIALSAILLPIAAACTSQPTAQAPTTTQPAPEATTPVSPAPNAQTSPANAQSVADLIENNPSLSTLSAVIDEADLSDTLEQGGPYTIFAPSDQAFAAIPAATRERLLRDENRALLRQILTNHVVPGNLTASQLQPGQIQTQAGSPVNLQIDGQKVRINQAQVIQPDLLAANGVVHIVDRIILPPNVNL; this is encoded by the coding sequence ATGAAAAGAACTATCACCGGAATCGCTCTAAGCGCAATCTTATTACCGATCGCTGCTGCTTGTACTTCTCAACCAACAGCACAAGCCCCAACCACAACTCAACCTGCTCCGGAAGCAACCACTCCGGTATCTCCTGCTCCCAATGCTCAAACTTCTCCCGCTAATGCTCAAAGCGTCGCAGATCTCATCGAAAACAATCCTTCGCTCAGCACCTTATCTGCTGTAATCGATGAAGCAGATTTGAGCGATACCCTAGAGCAAGGCGGTCCCTACACGATTTTTGCACCTTCAGATCAAGCCTTCGCTGCGATTCCTGCTGCAACCCGTGAACGATTACTTCGGGATGAAAATCGAGCCTTGTTGCGCCAAATTCTAACCAATCACGTTGTTCCAGGGAACTTAACCGCGAGTCAATTACAACCCGGTCAAATTCAAACTCAAGCCGGTAGCCCGGTGAACCTCCAGATCGATGGGCAGAAAGTCCGAATCAATCAAGCTCAAGTGATTCAACCAGACTTACTTGCAGCAAATGGAGTCGTGCATATTGTCGATCGCATCATTCTCCCGCCCAATGTAAACCTATAG
- a CDS encoding acetyltransferase family protein (similar to AA sequence:cyanobase_aa:LBDG_22060) gives MAHPNGPDPNQKHPIPERPRVCFLKDCITAPNISVGEYSYYDDPVDPEGFERNVLYNYGSDRLIIGKFCAIATGVKFIMNGANHKLDGISTYPFPIFGDGWESSMDQLIDLPSRGDTVIGNDVWIGYETMIMPGVKIGDGAIIAAKSVVVKDVSDYAIVGGNPATVIRKRFNDAEITKLLEISWWNWEIEKITQAIPLIMSNDIEALYALH, from the coding sequence ATGGCACACCCGAATGGTCCTGACCCTAATCAGAAACATCCAATTCCTGAACGGCCACGGGTGTGCTTTCTCAAAGATTGCATCACGGCTCCGAATATTAGTGTAGGAGAGTACTCTTACTATGATGATCCGGTTGATCCAGAAGGATTTGAGCGCAATGTCTTGTACAACTATGGCAGCGATCGCTTAATCATCGGAAAATTTTGCGCGATCGCTACAGGCGTAAAATTTATCATGAACGGCGCAAATCACAAGCTAGACGGTATTTCGACTTATCCGTTCCCGATCTTTGGTGATGGATGGGAAAGCTCAATGGATCAATTGATTGATCTCCCTAGTCGAGGCGATACCGTAATTGGAAATGATGTGTGGATTGGCTATGAAACAATGATCATGCCTGGAGTCAAGATTGGAGATGGAGCTATCATTGCAGCTAAATCTGTTGTCGTGAAAGATGTTTCAGATTATGCGATCGTGGGTGGCAATCCTGCAACAGTGATTCGGAAACGATTTAATGATGCTGAAATTACTAAGCTCCTGGAAATAAGCTGGTGGAATTGGGAGATTGAGAAAATTACTCAAGCTATCCCATTGATTATGTCAAATGATATTGAGGCACTGTACGCGCTTCATTAG
- a CDS encoding cytochrome P450 (similar to AA sequence:cyanobase_aa:LBDG_46470) codes for MNLPNVLRKPLLLQEWQWVADPVGYMEQSAQQHPDIFSAGLLSGQHLVFVNHPQAIQEILTSDRKRFVAPGEANRILSPLIGDASVIMLSDDRHKRRRQLVMPPFHGDRMRNYGDLIRRLTEKAMSQYAIAQPFNARSAMQEISLQVILQTVFGVTEGERYEQIRAAITKMCDLFHNPLSASFLFFPWMQRDWGTWMPWGRFLRDRSEIDTLLYAEIADRHQQDNSDRVDILSMLMAARDENGEPMSDSELRDELMTLLFAGHETTATAMAWALYWVHHLPDVREKLLQEIEALGANPDPMSIARSPYLSAVCNETLRLYPVAMLTFSRIVKEPLELLGYPLQPGTAVVGCIYLLHHREDLYPESHQFKPERFLERQFSPYEFMPFGGGSRRCIGEALAMFEMKLVLATILSNYELALVDRRPEVPRRRGVTLAPGTGVKIKIVEQKTGHLTEAIAQTS; via the coding sequence ATGAACCTACCGAATGTGCTTCGTAAACCGTTACTACTTCAGGAATGGCAGTGGGTTGCTGATCCTGTCGGCTATATGGAACAATCGGCTCAGCAACATCCTGACATCTTTTCAGCAGGTCTGCTCTCAGGTCAGCATCTCGTGTTCGTCAATCATCCACAAGCGATTCAAGAGATTCTAACGAGCGATCGTAAACGCTTTGTAGCTCCAGGTGAGGCGAATCGAATTCTATCTCCACTGATCGGGGATGCTTCAGTGATTATGTTGAGTGACGATCGACATAAGCGCCGTCGTCAACTCGTTATGCCGCCCTTTCACGGCGATCGAATGCGAAATTATGGAGATCTGATTCGTCGATTAACTGAGAAAGCGATGAGTCAGTACGCGATCGCACAACCGTTTAATGCACGATCGGCAATGCAAGAAATCTCGCTGCAAGTGATTTTACAGACGGTGTTCGGAGTGACTGAGGGAGAGCGGTATGAGCAAATTCGAGCCGCAATTACTAAGATGTGTGATTTGTTCCACAATCCCTTGAGTGCTAGTTTCTTGTTTTTCCCCTGGATGCAGCGCGATTGGGGAACCTGGATGCCTTGGGGACGGTTTTTGCGCGATCGTAGCGAGATCGATACGCTGCTCTATGCCGAAATTGCCGATCGGCATCAGCAAGATAATAGCGATCGAGTAGACATTCTCTCAATGCTCATGGCGGCACGAGATGAAAATGGGGAACCGATGAGCGATTCGGAACTTCGAGATGAATTAATGACTTTGCTGTTTGCAGGACATGAAACGACCGCGACCGCAATGGCATGGGCGCTTTACTGGGTGCATCACTTACCAGACGTGCGCGAGAAACTGCTACAAGAGATCGAAGCGCTCGGTGCAAATCCTGATCCAATGTCGATCGCTCGATCGCCTTATCTCAGTGCAGTTTGTAATGAAACACTCCGACTGTACCCGGTTGCAATGTTGACCTTTAGCCGAATCGTGAAGGAGCCGCTGGAACTATTGGGTTATCCACTCCAGCCCGGAACGGCGGTTGTAGGCTGTATTTATCTACTACATCACCGTGAAGACCTGTATCCAGAGTCGCACCAATTTAAGCCAGAGCGCTTTTTAGAGCGGCAGTTTTCTCCGTATGAGTTTATGCCGTTTGGGGGCGGGTCGCGGCGTTGTATTGGGGAAGCACTCGCCATGTTTGAAATGAAGCTCGTTTTAGCAACGATTTTGTCAAACTATGAGCTTGCATTAGTCGATCGTCGTCCTGAAGTTCCGCGCCGTCGAGGAGTCACACTCGCTCCCGGCACAGGCGTGAAAATTAAGATTGTGGAGCAAAAAACGGGTCATCTCACAGAAGCGATCGCGCAAACTTCCTAA
- a CDS encoding hypothetical protein (similar to AA sequence:cyanobase_aa:glr3049), translated as MANLAASLTKVTSFPLRSILTIEPGRVLIVAPHPDDETLGCGGAIGLLRSQNYPVQVLVVSDGTLSHPRSRKFPAPILRQLREQETLNALQILGVESATFLRLPDGSIKDHISATVDQVVSYLQAIEPTTIFLPWRCDPHPDHRATWQLIDQTISKLSITPRIIEYPIWDWDPEQRGTVSTTAKFTGWRLDTTMVRSRKQQAIEQYRSQTTALIDDDPDGFRLTPEMLSNFAQPWELFFEEI; from the coding sequence ATGGCAAATCTAGCAGCATCTTTGACCAAAGTGACATCATTCCCACTCAGATCCATTTTAACGATTGAACCGGGTCGGGTGTTGATTGTTGCGCCTCATCCCGATGATGAAACGTTAGGGTGCGGAGGTGCAATTGGATTGTTGCGATCGCAGAATTATCCAGTGCAAGTGTTAGTCGTGAGTGATGGAACCTTGTCACATCCGCGATCGCGAAAATTCCCTGCACCAATTCTGAGACAGTTACGCGAACAAGAAACACTCAATGCACTACAAATTCTAGGAGTTGAATCAGCCACATTCTTGCGCCTTCCAGATGGTTCGATCAAGGATCATATTTCTGCCACAGTGGATCAAGTTGTCAGTTATCTTCAAGCGATCGAACCTACCACAATTTTTCTACCTTGGCGTTGTGATCCTCATCCTGATCATCGAGCAACTTGGCAACTGATTGATCAAACGATTTCAAAGCTATCGATCACACCTCGAATCATTGAGTATCCGATTTGGGATTGGGACCCAGAGCAACGCGGAACCGTGTCAACGACTGCGAAGTTTACCGGATGGCGGTTAGATACAACGATGGTTCGATCGCGAAAACAACAAGCGATCGAGCAATATCGCTCTCAAACCACAGCCTTAATTGATGATGATCCTGATGGATTTCGGCTAACTCCTGAAATGCTCTCTAACTTTGCACAACCTTGGGAATTGTTCTTTGAGGAAATCTGA
- a CDS encoding amino acid transporter (similar to AA sequence:cyanobase_aa:LBDG_28240): MTKLDIPSGANSSNPALKQPLLSLTDAIAIIVGVVIGAGIFETPALVAANSSNSSMVILIWIIGGIVSFSGALCYAELATTYPHVGGNYEYLKRAFGQQVAFLFAWARMTVVQTGSIALLAFVFGDYASQLLPLGSFSNSIYAVCAIVLLTSFNLVGIQQGKQIQNLLTVITILGLLTVIVLGLLFASPNQSIQAVPTSNHWGSALLFVLLSYGGWNEAAYISAEIRHPRRNIVRSLLWSIGIITALYLLINVAYLRGLGLSGMAQSTAIAADLMRQALGEPGAVLISILIAATALGSLNASIFTGARTNYAFGQDVPLFRFLGRWRTQSGTPMTGFIVQSAIALLLILMGTLTRNGFEAMVNYTAPVFWFFFLLSGLSLILLRVREPYRLRPFQVPLYPITPLLFCAVCAYLLYSSLVYTGISSVAGVIVVALGIPFMYWSQRSRRS, from the coding sequence GTGACGAAATTGGACATTCCGAGTGGAGCAAATAGCAGCAACCCGGCGCTAAAACAGCCACTCTTATCATTAACTGACGCGATCGCGATTATTGTCGGCGTTGTGATCGGAGCAGGAATTTTTGAAACACCTGCGCTGGTCGCAGCCAATAGCAGCAATTCTTCGATGGTCATTTTGATCTGGATCATTGGTGGCATTGTTTCTTTTAGTGGAGCCTTGTGCTATGCCGAACTCGCGACGACTTATCCGCATGTGGGCGGAAACTATGAATACCTCAAACGAGCCTTTGGGCAGCAGGTCGCTTTCCTATTTGCTTGGGCACGAATGACTGTGGTTCAAACCGGATCAATTGCGTTACTCGCTTTTGTGTTCGGCGACTATGCTTCTCAATTGTTGCCGCTCGGATCATTTTCTAATTCGATTTATGCGGTTTGTGCGATCGTGCTTCTAACAAGTTTCAATCTGGTTGGAATTCAACAAGGCAAACAGATTCAGAACTTACTCACAGTCATTACGATTTTGGGACTGCTGACTGTGATTGTACTAGGCTTGCTGTTTGCCTCTCCCAATCAATCTATCCAAGCTGTTCCAACCTCGAATCATTGGGGTTCAGCCTTGTTGTTTGTTCTCCTGTCTTATGGTGGATGGAACGAGGCAGCTTATATCTCCGCTGAGATTCGTCATCCTCGTCGGAACATTGTGCGATCGCTGCTCTGGAGTATTGGCATCATTACCGCACTCTATTTGCTGATTAATGTTGCTTATCTTCGGGGATTAGGTCTATCTGGGATGGCACAATCAACCGCGATCGCAGCAGATTTAATGCGACAAGCACTCGGAGAACCCGGAGCCGTTCTAATCAGTATTTTGATTGCTGCAACCGCTTTAGGGTCGTTGAATGCGTCAATTTTCACCGGAGCCAGAACGAATTATGCGTTTGGGCAAGACGTTCCTTTGTTTCGATTTTTAGGACGATGGCGGACTCAATCAGGAACACCGATGACTGGCTTTATTGTGCAAAGTGCGATCGCGCTTCTCCTGATTCTGATGGGAACGCTGACCCGCAATGGTTTTGAAGCAATGGTCAACTATACGGCTCCGGTGTTCTGGTTCTTCTTTCTGTTGAGCGGTCTTTCGCTCATTTTACTGAGAGTTCGAGAACCGTATCGGTTGCGTCCATTCCAAGTTCCGCTCTATCCGATTACACCGCTGTTATTTTGTGCGGTCTGTGCTTATCTGCTGTACTCCAGCTTGGTTTACACCGGAATTAGTTCGGTCGCGGGTGTGATTGTGGTTGCACTAGGAATTCCATTTATGTACTGGTCTCAACGTTCACGTAGGAGTTAG
- a CDS encoding putative methyltransferase (similar to AA sequence:cyanobase_aa:glr3050) — MNPLQPNSLPPQYFDDLYQADPDPWKFETSDYEANKYAATIAALPKSRYRSTFEIGGSIGVLTEKLAARTDSLLSIDVSTIAQNRAIQRCQHLPHVQFQIMQVPNEFPTATFDLILVSEVGYYLSLEDLRTAQQQILNALEPGGHLLLVHWTLYAKDYPLSGDQVHEAFLDLTPTHLNHLFGKREEQYRLDLFERC, encoded by the coding sequence ATGAATCCTTTACAACCGAATTCACTACCACCACAATACTTTGACGATCTATATCAAGCTGATCCTGATCCGTGGAAGTTTGAGACAAGTGACTATGAAGCAAACAAGTATGCAGCCACGATCGCAGCTTTACCAAAATCTCGTTATCGATCGACATTCGAGATCGGAGGCTCGATCGGGGTACTGACTGAAAAACTCGCGGCTCGAACCGATTCGCTTTTATCGATCGATGTTTCTACGATCGCGCAAAATCGAGCCATTCAACGCTGTCAACATCTGCCGCATGTACAGTTCCAAATCATGCAGGTTCCAAATGAATTTCCGACTGCAACCTTTGATTTAATCCTGGTTTCTGAGGTCGGCTACTATCTCAGCTTAGAAGATTTAAGAACTGCACAACAGCAAATCCTGAACGCACTAGAACCCGGTGGACATCTATTGCTGGTGCATTGGACACTTTATGCAAAAGACTATCCACTCAGCGGCGATCAAGTGCATGAAGCGTTTCTTGATCTCACTCCAACGCATCTCAATCACTTGTTCGGAAAGCGCGAAGAACAATATCGGCTTGATCTCTTTGAGCGTTGCTAA
- a CDS encoding hypothetical protein (similar to AA sequence:cyanobase_aa:gll3051): MQTSPVVSPASEDLVQALVQIPPLPQCEVCVIVPVRNEAITLSATLNALAQQFDLNHQPFDRDRYEIILFANNCEDASVSIAYQFTQQHPDLNLHIVERTLPSQEAHIGRVRQMLMNEAHRRLSQLGRKRGVIASTDGDSRVSPTWIAAILEEVANGADAVGGRIVLDPKGLAQLAPYARACHLREVGYRSLIAELESYLDPNLDDPAPRHFQHYGASFAVTIESYAQAGGMPLVRTPEDVALYKALLRVNARFRHSPKVRVTTSARQIGRTELGLANQLSVWTAMGQRHQPFLVESGMEVAARLRSRFQVRLLWEKLLCGYQPTDREIESLAQSLGISSNGLQQQLIQPQTLGLLLERIEHRQQQEEVWVQRWSKVPIEQAIEQLRSELHRAKQNACALMSYSATC, translated from the coding sequence ATGCAAACTAGCCCTGTTGTTTCTCCAGCCTCAGAAGATCTTGTTCAAGCGCTGGTTCAAATTCCTCCTCTGCCTCAATGTGAGGTTTGTGTGATTGTTCCAGTTCGCAATGAGGCGATTACATTATCAGCAACATTGAATGCTTTAGCACAGCAATTTGATCTAAACCATCAACCGTTTGATCGCGATCGCTATGAGATTATTCTGTTTGCCAATAATTGCGAAGATGCCTCAGTCTCGATCGCGTATCAGTTTACTCAGCAACATCCAGATTTGAACTTACACATTGTTGAAAGAACACTCCCATCGCAAGAAGCTCACATCGGTCGAGTGCGCCAAATGTTGATGAATGAAGCTCATCGTCGTCTTAGCCAACTCGGACGAAAGCGCGGTGTGATTGCTTCAACCGATGGTGATTCGCGAGTAAGTCCAACCTGGATCGCAGCAATCCTAGAAGAAGTTGCGAATGGTGCAGATGCAGTCGGTGGCAGAATTGTACTTGATCCGAAAGGATTGGCTCAGTTAGCCCCTTACGCTAGAGCGTGTCACTTACGAGAAGTGGGATATCGATCGCTAATTGCAGAATTGGAAAGCTATCTTGATCCGAATCTCGATGATCCTGCACCGCGCCACTTTCAGCATTATGGTGCGAGTTTCGCAGTCACGATCGAGAGCTATGCTCAAGCAGGAGGAATGCCTCTGGTCAGAACGCCCGAAGATGTTGCCCTCTACAAAGCTCTCTTGCGTGTGAATGCTCGATTTCGGCATAGTCCCAAAGTGCGTGTGACAACTTCAGCCCGTCAGATTGGACGCACCGAGTTAGGACTGGCAAATCAATTAAGCGTATGGACAGCAATGGGACAACGACATCAGCCTTTTCTAGTTGAGTCTGGAATGGAAGTTGCGGCACGATTGCGATCGCGTTTTCAAGTCAGATTGTTATGGGAAAAGCTCTTGTGTGGCTATCAACCAACCGACAGAGAAATCGAATCCTTGGCTCAAAGTTTGGGGATTTCCTCGAACGGGTTGCAGCAGCAATTGATTCAACCTCAAACTTTAGGATTGTTATTAGAGCGGATCGAACACCGTCAGCAACAGGAAGAGGTTTGGGTGCAACGGTGGTCAAAAGTGCCTATCGAACAAGCGATCGAACAGCTACGATCGGAGTTGCATCGCGCAAAACAAAACGCCTGTGCTCTGATGTCTTATTCGGCAACTTGTTGA